The Arachis hypogaea cultivar Tifrunner chromosome 16, arahy.Tifrunner.gnm2.J5K5, whole genome shotgun sequence genome contains a region encoding:
- the LOC112754396 gene encoding uncharacterized protein isoform X2 — translation MRHLFGTWKGYIPPQTLQMIEKELGFMPAVNGSASSSATLGSESQSQRPAHSIHVNPKYLERQRLQQSSRIKGVANDTTRAILNSNEDSERPSRVLGASRPWLDPRINMHRIQRDAYNNSVPEKSLAESYGGMKNSSGISSIGRTGSRVAELGHDKTWYKAGLSVAENTSNQSNGFSLKLGFSNCEAPKSMNLGAHHQPTQNLTSIQSSVVPGSWKNSEEEEFMWDEMNSGMIGDGAASVANNLNTERWMGGDDENLDGDQSQILHHDREISTARKQSFASGGHSSLPWQLQEQRSNEKLNLKPGHSEELLSALGCLPANTSSLVVRMANRSSMPNATKGMSETMGQKQFDSMGTKPTSAQSPLQQQSASLPVTKLHPHPTQNLLEQDYGKDSKTSQFLGDLQRQYIRDQPAALPPNAQVGCLHRSREKDLHGPLSSETSFLPRHQQQPLVSSQTEVIAKTKKPLHSKVKASESSEQSKSSLSAATVQTRFLNKSITNSFPGTSSSLVTKNLPSDLGVCPALSGRPSPATLISSVSAVASPSTLVPPDDDSSILDNISQANTGQKPKVSTKLPTSSNMSSVSAPTSTATKNNSLNPIANLLSSLVAKGLISTDSESSIKVPTEALVQLETRTESITASSSLPVPSVTGSTVLPVTSSKVVEDDAKASLIVSQSTNTKIRNIIGFDFKPDVIREMHPTVIKGLLDDSQHHCRFCGIKLKQEEQFNKHLEWHFAREREQHGLITASRKWYENCFSSEPSDSVDDYCEETDRSPFDAIVPADDSQCLCVLCGDLFEDVYCQERDEWMFEGAVYINNLDRNGEMENRNVGPIVHAKCLSENSVAGSTKMEQD, via the exons ATGAGGCATCTTTTTGGAACTTGGAAGGGATACATTCCTCCGCAGACCCTTCAGATGATTGAAAAGGAACTTGGCTTCATGCCTGCAGTCAATGGTTCGGCTTCTTCATCTGCTACACTCGGAAGTGAATCACAGTCACAACGCCCAGCTCATAGCATCCATGTGAATCCCAAGTATTTAGAACGGCAGCGTCTTCAGCAATCCAGCAGG ATTAAAGGAGTAGCTAATGATACGACTAGAGCTATTTTGAACTCAAATGAGGATTCAGAGAGGCCAAGTAGAGTTTTGGGTGCTTCACGACCGTGGCTCGATCCTAGGATTAACATGCAT CGTATTCAAAGAGATGCATATAACAATTCTGTTCCTGAGAAGAGTTTAGCTGAATCCTATGGGGGCATGAAAAATAGTTCTGGTATTTCAAGTATTGGAAGAACTGGCAGTAGGGTTGCTGAGTTGGGACATGATAAAACTTGGTATAAAGCAGGACTCAGCGTGGCAGAGAACACATCTAATCAAAGTAATGGTTTCAGTTTGAAGCTTGGTTTTTCGAATTGTGAAGCACCAAAGTCGATGAACTTGGGTGCACATCATCAGCCAACACAAAACTTAACTAGCATACAGAGCAGTGTAGTGCCAGGTAGCTGGAAAAATTCTGAGGAAGAGGAATTCATGTGGGATGAAATGAACTCTGGAATGATTGGTGATGGTGCCGCCAGCGTTGCCAACAACTTGAATACAGAACGATGGATGGGTGGTGATGATGAGAATTTG GATGGagatcaatcccaaatcttgcaCCATGATAGAGAAATATCTACTGCTAGGAAACAATCATTTGCATCTGGGGGGCATTCATCATTGCCATGGCAATTGCAGGAGCAGAGATCGAATGAAAAGTTGAATCTGAAGCCAGGTCACTCGGAAGAATTGTTGTCAGCTTTAGGTTGCTTACCAGCTAATACAAGTTCTTTGGTTGTCAGGATGGCAAATCGGTCTTCCATGCCAAATGCAACCAAAGGTATGTCTGAAACTATGGGACAAAAGCAATTTGATTCCATGGGAACAAAACCCACTTCTGCGCAGTCACCTTTGCAGCAGCAGTCTGCATCATTGCCTGTAACAAAGCTCCACCCTCATCCAACACAAAATTTGTTGGAGCAAGACTATGGGAAGGATTCTAAAACATCACAGTTTCTGGGAGATCTGCAGAGACAATACATTAGAGATCAACCAGCTGCCCTTCCTCCCAATGCTCAAGTTGGTTGTTTGCATAGATCTAGAGAAAAGGATTTGCATGGTCCTTTATCTTCAGAGACTTCTTTTCTGCCAAGGCATCAGCAGCAGCCACTGGTCTCTTCCCAGACTGAAGTTATTGCAAAAACTAAGAAGCCTCTCCACTCTAAAGTCAAGGCCAGTGAAAGTTCAGAACAATCAAAAAGTAGTTTGTCAGCTGCAACTGTGCAGACTAGATTCCTCAACAAATCAATTACAAATAGTTTTCCTGGTACAAGTAGTAGTCTAGTTACAAAGAATCTTCCATCTGACTTAGGGGTTTGCCCAGCTCTATCAGGTAGACCTTCGCCTGCCACATTAATTTCTTCGGTATCTGCAGTTGCATCACCGTCAACATTAGTTCCTCCAGATGACGATTCTTCTATTCTGGATAACATATCACAAGCAAATACTGGACAGAAACCAAAGGTCTCTACAAAATTACCAACTTCCTCTAACATGAGCAGTGTGTCAGCTCCAACCTCAACTGCTACAAAAAACAATTCCTTGAATCCCATTGCAAACCTTTTAAGCTCACTGGTTGCAAAAGGTTTGATATCTACAGATTCGGAGTCATCGATTAAGGTACCAACAGAGGCATTGGTTCAATTGGAAACGCGTACTGAAAGCATTACTGCCAGTAGCTCATTGCCAGTTCCTTCAGTTACTGGTTCCACAGTTCTCCCAGTAACATCCTCTAAAGTTGTGGAAGATGATGCAAAAGCCTCCCTGATCGTAAGTCAATCAACCAACACCAAAATAAGGAATATCATCGGCTTTGATTTTAAGCCTGATGTAATCCGAGAGATGCATCCCACTGTAATCAAGGGATTATTGGATGATAGTCAACATCATTGCAGATTTTGTGGTATTAAGCTTAAACAGGAAGAACAGTTCAACAAACACTTGGAGTGGCATTTTGCACGAGAAAGAGAGCAACATGGTCTAATTACAGCATCCAGAAAATGGTATGAGAATTGTTTTTCGTCTGAGCCTAGTGATTCTGTAGACGATTATTGTGAGGAAACAGACAGGAGTCCATTTGATGCTATCGTTCCAGCTGATGACAGCCAGTGCTTGTGTGTATTGTGTGGTGATCTGTTTGAAGATGTGTACTGTCAAGAGAGGGATGAATGGATGTTCGAAGGTGCTGTTTACATAAACAACTTAGATAGAAACGGTGAGATGGAAAATAGAAATGTGGGGCCGATTGTTCATGCTAAATGTTTATCTGAGAACTCAGTAGCTGGCAGCACCAAGATG GAACAGGACTGA
- the LOC112754396 gene encoding polyadenylation and cleavage factor homolog 4 isoform X1 has protein sequence MNMESTRRSFDRSREPGAKKPRLIDELDSSSNPISRPFSQPRQPPSSAVTPLTSATARFRTNSDRDSESSDRYHPQPPPHQELVSQYKAALAELTFNSKPIITNLTIIAGENLSAAKAIAGIVCTNIVEVPNEQKLPSLYLLDSIVKNIGRDYIKYFAARLPEVFIKAYKQVDPPVHSSMRHLFGTWKGYIPPQTLQMIEKELGFMPAVNGSASSSATLGSESQSQRPAHSIHVNPKYLERQRLQQSSRIKGVANDTTRAILNSNEDSERPSRVLGASRPWLDPRINMHRIQRDAYNNSVPEKSLAESYGGMKNSSGISSIGRTGSRVAELGHDKTWYKAGLSVAENTSNQSNGFSLKLGFSNCEAPKSMNLGAHHQPTQNLTSIQSSVVPGSWKNSEEEEFMWDEMNSGMIGDGAASVANNLNTERWMGGDDENLDGDQSQILHHDREISTARKQSFASGGHSSLPWQLQEQRSNEKLNLKPGHSEELLSALGCLPANTSSLVVRMANRSSMPNATKGMSETMGQKQFDSMGTKPTSAQSPLQQQSASLPVTKLHPHPTQNLLEQDYGKDSKTSQFLGDLQRQYIRDQPAALPPNAQVGCLHRSREKDLHGPLSSETSFLPRHQQQPLVSSQTEVIAKTKKPLHSKVKASESSEQSKSSLSAATVQTRFLNKSITNSFPGTSSSLVTKNLPSDLGVCPALSGRPSPATLISSVSAVASPSTLVPPDDDSSILDNISQANTGQKPKVSTKLPTSSNMSSVSAPTSTATKNNSLNPIANLLSSLVAKGLISTDSESSIKVPTEALVQLETRTESITASSSLPVPSVTGSTVLPVTSSKVVEDDAKASLIVSQSTNTKIRNIIGFDFKPDVIREMHPTVIKGLLDDSQHHCRFCGIKLKQEEQFNKHLEWHFAREREQHGLITASRKWYENCFSSEPSDSVDDYCEETDRSPFDAIVPADDSQCLCVLCGDLFEDVYCQERDEWMFEGAVYINNLDRNGEMENRNVGPIVHAKCLSENSVAGSTKMEQD, from the exons atGAACATGGAGAGCACGCGTAGATCGTTCGATAGATCGAGAGAGCCGGGCGCCAAGAAGCCCCGATTGATCGACGAGCTCGACAGCAGTTCCAACCCCATTTCCCGACCGTTTTCTCAGCCGCGGCAACCGCCGTCCTCTGCGGTTACACCGTTGACTTCCGCCACCGCGAGGTTCCGAACTAACAGCGACAGGGACTCCGAAAGTAGCGACAGGTACCACCCGCAACCGCCACCGCACCAGGAGCTTGTATCTCAGTACAAGGCCGCGCTAGCTGAGCTCACTTTCAACTCGAAGCCAATAATTACGAACTTGACCATCATTGCAGGAGAGAACCTTTCTGCTGCGAAGGCCATTGCTGGCATCGTTTGTACCAACATTGTAGAG GTTCCAAATGAGCAAAAGCTTCCATCTCTTTATCTCTTGGACAGTATTGTTAAGAATATTGGGCGGGATTATATAAAATACTTTGCTGCCAGACTACCTGAG GTATTCATCAAGGCATACAAACAGGTTGATCCACCTGTCCATTCAAGTATGAGGCATCTTTTTGGAACTTGGAAGGGATACATTCCTCCGCAGACCCTTCAGATGATTGAAAAGGAACTTGGCTTCATGCCTGCAGTCAATGGTTCGGCTTCTTCATCTGCTACACTCGGAAGTGAATCACAGTCACAACGCCCAGCTCATAGCATCCATGTGAATCCCAAGTATTTAGAACGGCAGCGTCTTCAGCAATCCAGCAGG ATTAAAGGAGTAGCTAATGATACGACTAGAGCTATTTTGAACTCAAATGAGGATTCAGAGAGGCCAAGTAGAGTTTTGGGTGCTTCACGACCGTGGCTCGATCCTAGGATTAACATGCAT CGTATTCAAAGAGATGCATATAACAATTCTGTTCCTGAGAAGAGTTTAGCTGAATCCTATGGGGGCATGAAAAATAGTTCTGGTATTTCAAGTATTGGAAGAACTGGCAGTAGGGTTGCTGAGTTGGGACATGATAAAACTTGGTATAAAGCAGGACTCAGCGTGGCAGAGAACACATCTAATCAAAGTAATGGTTTCAGTTTGAAGCTTGGTTTTTCGAATTGTGAAGCACCAAAGTCGATGAACTTGGGTGCACATCATCAGCCAACACAAAACTTAACTAGCATACAGAGCAGTGTAGTGCCAGGTAGCTGGAAAAATTCTGAGGAAGAGGAATTCATGTGGGATGAAATGAACTCTGGAATGATTGGTGATGGTGCCGCCAGCGTTGCCAACAACTTGAATACAGAACGATGGATGGGTGGTGATGATGAGAATTTG GATGGagatcaatcccaaatcttgcaCCATGATAGAGAAATATCTACTGCTAGGAAACAATCATTTGCATCTGGGGGGCATTCATCATTGCCATGGCAATTGCAGGAGCAGAGATCGAATGAAAAGTTGAATCTGAAGCCAGGTCACTCGGAAGAATTGTTGTCAGCTTTAGGTTGCTTACCAGCTAATACAAGTTCTTTGGTTGTCAGGATGGCAAATCGGTCTTCCATGCCAAATGCAACCAAAGGTATGTCTGAAACTATGGGACAAAAGCAATTTGATTCCATGGGAACAAAACCCACTTCTGCGCAGTCACCTTTGCAGCAGCAGTCTGCATCATTGCCTGTAACAAAGCTCCACCCTCATCCAACACAAAATTTGTTGGAGCAAGACTATGGGAAGGATTCTAAAACATCACAGTTTCTGGGAGATCTGCAGAGACAATACATTAGAGATCAACCAGCTGCCCTTCCTCCCAATGCTCAAGTTGGTTGTTTGCATAGATCTAGAGAAAAGGATTTGCATGGTCCTTTATCTTCAGAGACTTCTTTTCTGCCAAGGCATCAGCAGCAGCCACTGGTCTCTTCCCAGACTGAAGTTATTGCAAAAACTAAGAAGCCTCTCCACTCTAAAGTCAAGGCCAGTGAAAGTTCAGAACAATCAAAAAGTAGTTTGTCAGCTGCAACTGTGCAGACTAGATTCCTCAACAAATCAATTACAAATAGTTTTCCTGGTACAAGTAGTAGTCTAGTTACAAAGAATCTTCCATCTGACTTAGGGGTTTGCCCAGCTCTATCAGGTAGACCTTCGCCTGCCACATTAATTTCTTCGGTATCTGCAGTTGCATCACCGTCAACATTAGTTCCTCCAGATGACGATTCTTCTATTCTGGATAACATATCACAAGCAAATACTGGACAGAAACCAAAGGTCTCTACAAAATTACCAACTTCCTCTAACATGAGCAGTGTGTCAGCTCCAACCTCAACTGCTACAAAAAACAATTCCTTGAATCCCATTGCAAACCTTTTAAGCTCACTGGTTGCAAAAGGTTTGATATCTACAGATTCGGAGTCATCGATTAAGGTACCAACAGAGGCATTGGTTCAATTGGAAACGCGTACTGAAAGCATTACTGCCAGTAGCTCATTGCCAGTTCCTTCAGTTACTGGTTCCACAGTTCTCCCAGTAACATCCTCTAAAGTTGTGGAAGATGATGCAAAAGCCTCCCTGATCGTAAGTCAATCAACCAACACCAAAATAAGGAATATCATCGGCTTTGATTTTAAGCCTGATGTAATCCGAGAGATGCATCCCACTGTAATCAAGGGATTATTGGATGATAGTCAACATCATTGCAGATTTTGTGGTATTAAGCTTAAACAGGAAGAACAGTTCAACAAACACTTGGAGTGGCATTTTGCACGAGAAAGAGAGCAACATGGTCTAATTACAGCATCCAGAAAATGGTATGAGAATTGTTTTTCGTCTGAGCCTAGTGATTCTGTAGACGATTATTGTGAGGAAACAGACAGGAGTCCATTTGATGCTATCGTTCCAGCTGATGACAGCCAGTGCTTGTGTGTATTGTGTGGTGATCTGTTTGAAGATGTGTACTGTCAAGAGAGGGATGAATGGATGTTCGAAGGTGCTGTTTACATAAACAACTTAGATAGAAACGGTGAGATGGAAAATAGAAATGTGGGGCCGATTGTTCATGCTAAATGTTTATCTGAGAACTCAGTAGCTGGCAGCACCAAGATG GAACAGGACTGA